In Pseudoalteromonas tetraodonis, the genomic window AATAAGCACTTCAATCTCACCCGCTTTAAACTTTTCGATTACCCGAGAACGCTCGCTTTGGCCTTTATCACCATGGAATACTTGTGCATTCACGCCACGCTTTTCAAGTTTGCCCGCTAAATGCTCACAGTCTTTTTTAGCATTGACAAAAATCAGCGCTTGGCGCCATTTGTGCTGCTTAATTAAGTGCGCTAAAACCGTGGTTTTCTCGCCTTTATTAACCGTAAAAACGCGCTGTACAAGCGTGCTCTCTTCTTTACTTTGTACTTGTATTTCAACAGGGTTGGTTAACAGCTCTTGCGTTAAAAGCGTTACTTGCTCTGGGAAAGTCGCTGAAAACAACATGGTTTGCTTTTTAGCAGGCATAAGCGCTAATAAGTTAGCCAACTCTTCGGTAAAGCCTAAGCTTAATAAGCGGTCGGCTTCATCAAGCACTAAGGTATTTACTTTATCGAGCTTAATGGCGTTGCTTGATATTAAGTCGAGTAAACGCCCTGGGGTTGCTACGATAATATCGGCACCACCACGTAGTGCCTGCATTTGGGTATTAACCGACACACCACCAAATACCGCCACCGTTTTAATGGCGCCATTAAAGTTAGCAGAATACGATTTAACATTATCAGCTACTTGCACTGCCAACTCACGGGTAGGTACCAAAATAAGCCCTGAAACAAAGTTATCTTTGCTCGGCGTTTTATTCGCGCCTTTTGCTAAAAATAGCGTTTGTAGCATAGGCAAAGCAAAGGTTGCTGTTTTACCTGAGCCGGTATTTGCCCCCGCAATTAAATCGCTACCAGCAAGTACATTTGGGATCGCCTTAGCTTGAATTGGCGTAGGTTGGCTATATTGCAAATCAGTTAAACGAGCTTGTAGCTCTGGAATAAGGCCAAGATCGTTAAAAGTACTAGGGCTTGCGGCTGAGGTCATATTTATTACGGGCTTATTGCTAAAAAGTAGCCTGTAATTTTAGCGTATTTAGCAGCTATTAAGTAGAGGTTAGTGATCTAAATAAAATGCATCTTGTTTTATTAAACGATGATTCACTGAATATCACTTTGCATTAATACTATTTTTCACATACATCAATCATTACAAATAATAGCTGAACACGCTGTATTATTGATTTCAACATTTCAAGTGTGTTATTTTTGCGGCCTGATGGATTAATTTTAGATACAAGGAAATGTCATGTCTCAATTTGATTTATGTTTCAATACGAAAAGTCGAGCAAGTTTACCTTTTAACAGTAATGACTTAGAGCAATTAAAGCGATTTAGAGAGGATAACCCTCATATTATAGGTAACTTTATACCTCAAGGAACCCCGTTCATTTTAAGAACTCCACAATCTGGGGATATGAGTGATTTCAGGCGCTCTCGTCCTGACATAGCTTGTGCACTTGATAATACGGTGTCTTGGCCTGAGCATACAAAGAGAAATGTCAGTACTATAGTAAACAACTTCGGTGATGAAGATGCTTTGGCTATTGCCGCGCTATACGATGCGGAAATATCTCCATATGTTGATAAAGTAAGAGGTTTAACGAGTCAACAAGTTCTTGGAAGAAATCTTGATACCTTGACTGCCACTGGCGCAGCACTTACTTCATTAGAGTCAAGCCAAGTGAGATTAAGTACATTTGGAAAAGCGATTCTAAAATACCAAACTAGCTTAATTGAAATTAGAAAAGCATCGCAGAACAAGCAACCTAAATTAGAATTAATCAAACTAGGTAACAAAGCTAAGCAAGCCCATCTAGAGTTAAACACTGAATTTAAAAGAGAAATGGTTAAATTCAAAGGCAAAGTGAAAGCATCTGCACGGGGTAATATCTGGTCTAATGCGCAACGAGGCATAGATACAGCAAGAAGCGCAAGAAGTTCAGCTCCCTTGCAATTAACTTCTTTAGCTAACATACAGCACTTACGTAAATTAGAGCAAGGATCCAACATTGCAGGAAAGTTTGTTATTGCGATTGATGCTGGTCTTCGAGCTGATAGCGTTTATGACGATTACAAAGCAGGTAAAGACTGGCAGCGCAGTGCAGTAAGGGAAGCTACAGGTTTTGGTTTAGGGACAGCTGCAGGAGCCTATGTTGGCGGTACGACTATAACCGCAGGGGTAGGAATAGCAATTGCAATGGGTCCAGTTGGCTGGGTAATTCTTATAGGTGTAGGCTTGGGGGCTGGTTATGCTGCAGGTAAAGTTGGTGATGCTGTTGGAAAGGGTTTCTCAGGTCTAGTTTATGACCTTAGCTCTAATATAAGCTGGTTTTAAGCTATGTATCTTATGCCTGAAACTTTTTACTGGATAATAACTGGGCCATTTATAATTGCTTTTCTTATTTCAGCTTTGTGCTTCACTCGTATTTCAATGAAACACATAGAGAAGAAAATGCGTGAGGAAGGGATACATGAGCCACTTTGGGATAAAGGACTGGGCATAAGAGTGAGCATGTATGGCAAAGTAATAAGGCGGCAAAAACCCGCAAAGGCGACGGTTGTTAATGACGAAGCAATTTTACGACACGCCAGACCTATCGATTTAATTTTAGCTCGCACAATGCATTACTCTTTCGTAATTATGATGACCCTAGCTGTATATGGTTATTTTGCATATGACTTAGGTGAGCGCGCTTATTAATTTTGTGCCTAAATTATAATCGTTAGGTGTTATGTTGATAAATCATCTTGCACCTTAATATATGCTTACTTCTCTGATATGAATTGGTTTTAATCATGTACATAATTCCCGAAATCATTTATTTTATAGTGTCGCTTCCAGCATTGATATTTTTCCTCATTTCAACCTTATGCTTTACGCGTATTTCAATGAAGCATATTGAGAAAAAAATGCGTGAGGAAGGGATACATGAACCACTTTGGGATAAAGAGCTGGGCATAAGAGTGAGCATGTATGGCAAAGTAATAAGGCGGCAAAAACCCGCAAAAGCGACGGTTGTTAATGACGAAGCCATTTTGCGACACGCCAGACCTATCGATCTAATTTTAGCTCGCGTAATGCATATATCATTTATAGGTTTGATGTTCGTAATTGCCTATGGCTACTTTGCCTATGATTTAGGTAATCGCGCAGACTAAAAAGGCGCACAAAGCGCCTTTTATATCAAACCTGTCGCCTATTGATTTTAAAATTTTTAGGCGACTTTGCCAAATAGCATGGTTCGTCAAAATCTGTGCTTTCATTTCCACTTTGTAGTGCGACAGTAACTGTAGTGGAATTGTATATACAATAGAGGCAATCACATGGTTTACACGCATGGTCATCTGACTCACAGTATGAGTATTTACCAGTAAACTCTTCTTAGTCTGCAATATCATCAGCAAGTAATATTGCTTCTTCTAATTTGTTTGGTAAAACTTTAATCACCTTAAAAATCACTCTTTGAACCTGAGCCCTACTCTTGTAATTAATTTAACTGTCACCGTGAGCACTCCAAACTTAAAGAGGCAATCATAAAAAAGCCAACAACTAAGTTGGCAATATTATTAGTTCTTGCTAAGTTCTGCTTGTAACCTAGCTTTTGTTTCTTTTAAGTAATTTATATAAGGATATGAGTCATCTGCAATGACTAAAGCAGACTCCATCTGTTCAAGTGCTTGACGAGTATCACCTTGCATTTCATAGCCATAAGACAAGGCTGAAAGCGCATCGACTGATTTGGGGTGATTTTTTATATTGTATTTAAACACCTCAATAGCACGGGTAAATTGCTTGCTGCCCGTTAGGTTATAACCGAGTGATCTAACAGCACGGTCTGGTGGAGATATCTGCTCACCCCATTGCTGAGATAATGTTTTGTAATAAGCATCAATAGAGGCTACATCGTCAGTTAAAGCACTTATAGGCATTTGTTTAGGTAAAAATAAGTTGTAATAGGCATTAAATACGCCAGCAGCAGCGGTTAAGTTATGCGAGATACCATCAAACGCATCACTAGAGAAGCGTAACCCTCGCACTTTATGCGATTGTATAGTTTGCTGCAATTCATCGTACCTTTCACGCATTATGCCGGCTTCTTCGCCAATATTGGTGTAAACGTAACTGTTAAGGTCTTTCGTTTTAGCTATAAACGATTTTGTACTTTTTACCATTGCGCCATAGTTCCACCAAACCGCAGGGCTATAAGCAATATGCGCTTGAAATAGTTCGGGCTTTGCCTGCAAAGCATACAACGCAAATACACCGCCCGCAGAGGCGCCAGCAATAACCTTATAGTCATGCGTGCGATAGTTTTTATTAACTAAAGGAATGAGCTCTTGTTCAAAGAACGCTAAAAACGCTGTAGCACCGCCCCCTTCACCAACTGGGCCCTGAGGTTCCTTGTTCACTGTAGGATACATATCTCTAAGTCGATTAGTGTTTTCGATAGCGACAATAATAACCTCAGGCGCACGATTATCATTTTGTAAACGCTCAATAACAGCACTAGCAAGCGGTATATTAACCGCGCCATCTAAGCGATATATAACAGGATATACCTTATTTGGCTCAGCTTGATAACTCTTTGGTAACTGCACAACAACTGTGCGTTCTTCATTTAAAACAGTAGATTTAATAGTGTGCGTGTGCACAGAGTAATCTGTACTTTGCTGTTTAATGCCAGCTTGTGCAAATGCATTTTGTGAACTAAAAGCAAAAAAGCTAACAAAACAAATAACGGTTAATAAACGCATGACTAATCCCTTAGAGAATAATAAGTTACTTAAGCTAACAGACTTTCAGGCACAAAAAAAGCGCCTTAAGCGCTTTTTTAACATTAATCAAAACTGTGCACGTTAAATAATGTTCGAAACTGAGATGCTCTATAAATGTATGATCTTAAATAGAAAGTACGATCCCAGCCAATTTAAAGTGTACGCTCCCAGTTTCTACTTCTTAAAGTTCGCTACTAGATAACTTCGCAACTAAACAAAATAGGTATTAATCACTTTTTAGCTTAACTATCCGGGTAAAAGCAGCTCAAAAACCTCGATGCAACCTCAGTTATGCGCACATCATTCAGCCCAGATTTTCGAAGAACTAACCACCTTGGTAGTGACATGTCGTCGCTATTTTTTAATGTATAAGTTAATCTCCTAATTTGATAGTCAGATACATCTTCTGAATATCTTCGAAGAAACTCAGCGGTTAAAGAAAGTTTATTGAATTGCTTTTCAATTGATGTGCCTTTATCCAAATGGCTCAGGTACCATTTTTGAGATCTTCTTGGGCCTTCAAGGTCATACAAATACAAATCCCTAATTTCTACTAATTGGCGAATCAGCTGAACATCTCTTTTGTGCCAGTCAACTCGTGTATTAATGTATGGTATAGGCTGTTTATATCGAAGGTTAACTTTAAGTAGCCAACCTTTATCGTGCCTGTATAGCCAAGCATATATAGCAGCTCCATTACCTGTACGAGCAATTTTAGTTCCTCTGGTTTTAACCAAATTGTACCAATCTTTTTTATAGCCTTTTAACTCCCTATCAGTGTGAGTACAACCCTTATATGTTAGTTCTTTTCCTAATTGAATTAACTTTACGCACCTTAAAATTTCAATAATATTCGCAGATTCCCCTTTAAGTGCATAAATAAAAACTAAGTGCTCAAGATAGCTGAATGACCTCCGGTGTTTTCTGGTAATGCAGTGTAGCCAACTAGATTCTGATTCACTCGGAACTAGATTCATGGCGCTAAGCCAAAACAAAGGCCAAGCTTTTAATATCGCTGATTTTATCTTTAGATAGTCGACATAATTACCCTTGCTCATACCAGCTTCGTTCACTAGTTGATGGTAGAAAGCCGTCCATTGGCTATAGCTTGCTGAAGTTTCAGATCCTTTCTCAAGCAAACCCATTACTTGATTAGCAAGCCAATAAAAACAATGAAACTCAGATATGGTGTTCATTTTAATATCGTCGAGCGAGATAATTGATAAGGGTATATATTCATGTCGCTTAGATACTGAGTGATATGGCTGCACTGAAACTAACTTTGCTTTATGAACAAGGCAGTATTCAACTCCACTAATCTGGTGTACTCGCATCCAGTATGGCTCACCCAAAGTGTTTAATTGCTCGGAATAACATTTAGGACAACACCGAAGGTGATGTAACTTTGGAATTCTTGAGCAGGCATACCCAGAGCGTAAATGCACCGCTCCATATGATTTACCTTTCAAAAGTTCTAAACATTGTACTCGACGGTCTTCCGGCATGAATGGCGCATATAATGGAAATAGCGTGTTGTTATAAGTCAATTGTTCGCTTGAACGCAGGGTTAAAGAGTTTGTTACACTCAGAGCATTAAGTCTGGAAGGGAAGTTAATTGTCGATATTGCTGTTCGAGTATCCATTGCAAGGTCAATCAATCGCTTGGGACTGACCTCACAAAATTGCACTCTCGCTCTCGCTAAAATGCTGTATAACAGCTCATCTGGATAAGGTTTGGGGAAATTTATCATGAAGAGTGAAATCTCCAATTGGCAATACGAGTCCAACTTCCTTGAGCATTAAGTAATAATTGTCCTCTTTTTGTTGAGATGCTATGTAACGCAAATCATCTTCAGGCAGAGTCTTCCATTGTGATTTTGATATGCGGCTAAAGTCTTTTCGCTGCATGGATTCCAATTTAGGCATTTTACGACGCTTTGGCTTTGAAGCTGGCAGCGGCAGAGGTTTAGCTGATTTATCGCATCGCTTTTCACGAGCAATGTCAGAGAAAAACGAACGGTGCTGGCTAAAGTACTTTTTCTGTACTCTCAACATTAACTCTTTAGAAATGCTTTCCATTCCCGTATTTATAGCCTCATGCAGGCATCGTGCATAAAAGCGCACTGCTATTCCAACAACACCTTTACATGCGTTAAACCATATTTCTTTAAGTTCTTTATTTAGCTCAATATCCTGCGCTTTCAAGCAGTTAAACTTCCAAAGCCTAGCTGTAAATCGAGACCAGCGATCAGATAGTTCTTCGTTTTCACTTGCGAAAGCACAAAGAGGATCCCAGGTAAGCTTTTCCGAACTTATTTCATTAATGTCATAACAATCAACATCACTCGAAAGCATAACAACAGGAATTATGTCAGCAAGACCAGCTAAGTGTTCAAATAACAATTCTCGTTTATCGGTAGGCCAATTCTGAGTCGATTCTAATGAGTCAATGATCAAAGTTCCCACATTATAGGTTGTTAGAAGACTCCTCATTTTCATAAATGCAGCGCATACACTAGGGGCCACCTTCACTTCTTCATCAAACTTGTCTCTTCCTAAAGCAAGCTCTAAGGCTTCAAGGAACCGGGCGCAATACTCAAATAGATTGGAAGCCCCTTTCAACTCAACTTTTAAATACACGACTTGAACTTGAGAAAGCTTCCCATGCCAAACTACTTGCGGATAGAGTGACAAACAACGCTCAATTGCTGCCGTTTTACCACAGTTCTTCGGCCCTACAATGGCGGTAATCTCTCGGCGCTTTTGTATTGCTGTGTCGTCATGCCAAACATGGGGACTACCGCCCATAGCTAACATTAGGTTATTAG contains:
- a CDS encoding DEAD/DEAH box helicase, producing MTSAASPSTFNDLGLIPELQARLTDLQYSQPTPIQAKAIPNVLAGSDLIAGANTGSGKTATFALPMLQTLFLAKGANKTPSKDNFVSGLILVPTRELAVQVADNVKSYSANFNGAIKTVAVFGGVSVNTQMQALRGGADIIVATPGRLLDLISSNAIKLDKVNTLVLDEADRLLSLGFTEELANLLALMPAKKQTMLFSATFPEQVTLLTQELLTNPVEIQVQSKEESTLVQRVFTVNKGEKTTVLAHLIKQHKWRQALIFVNAKKDCEHLAGKLEKRGVNAQVFHGDKGQSERSRVIEKFKAGEIEVLIATDIAARGLDIEKLPVVINFNLPRSPADYMHRIGRSGRAGEVGLALSLIDYEDFHHFRIIEKKNKLRLEREEVTGFAVNQANLDAAQALKNDKPMAKPEGTGKKKKKNKANQEDDVWSGWRKR
- a CDS encoding alpha/beta hydrolase-fold protein, with the translated sequence MRLLTVICFVSFFAFSSQNAFAQAGIKQQSTDYSVHTHTIKSTVLNEERTVVVQLPKSYQAEPNKVYPVIYRLDGAVNIPLASAVIERLQNDNRAPEVIIVAIENTNRLRDMYPTVNKEPQGPVGEGGGATAFLAFFEQELIPLVNKNYRTHDYKVIAGASAGGVFALYALQAKPELFQAHIAYSPAVWWNYGAMVKSTKSFIAKTKDLNSYVYTNIGEEAGIMRERYDELQQTIQSHKVRGLRFSSDAFDGISHNLTAAAGVFNAYYNLFLPKQMPISALTDDVASIDAYYKTLSQQWGEQISPPDRAVRSLGYNLTGSKQFTRAIEVFKYNIKNHPKSVDALSALSYGYEMQGDTRQALEQMESALVIADDSYPYINYLKETKARLQAELSKN
- a CDS encoding TnsD family Tn7-like transposition protein, which translates into the protein MINFPKPYPDELLYSILARARVQFCEVSPKRLIDLAMDTRTAISTINFPSRLNALSVTNSLTLRSSEQLTYNNTLFPLYAPFMPEDRRVQCLELLKGKSYGAVHLRSGYACSRIPKLHHLRCCPKCYSEQLNTLGEPYWMRVHQISGVEYCLVHKAKLVSVQPYHSVSKRHEYIPLSIISLDDIKMNTISEFHCFYWLANQVMGLLEKGSETSASYSQWTAFYHQLVNEAGMSKGNYVDYLKIKSAILKAWPLFWLSAMNLVPSESESSWLHCITRKHRRSFSYLEHLVFIYALKGESANIIEILRCVKLIQLGKELTYKGCTHTDRELKGYKKDWYNLVKTRGTKIARTGNGAAIYAWLYRHDKGWLLKVNLRYKQPIPYINTRVDWHKRDVQLIRQLVEIRDLYLYDLEGPRRSQKWYLSHLDKGTSIEKQFNKLSLTAEFLRRYSEDVSDYQIRRLTYTLKNSDDMSLPRWLVLRKSGLNDVRITEVASRFLSCFYPDS
- a CDS encoding TniB family NTP-binding protein, giving the protein MKKQQTLPIETIPPKAWRAEDTISTDDTTGNQFVDVLRDTLDMGSLKAHFKNDQVIKATAEDKDSRRKSSIQSLIDSFYVSVPEIVDLYDRLDLTIKSGYQNKAPIRNKGRVLSNNLMLAMGGSPHVWHDDTAIQKRREITAIVGPKNCGKTAAIERCLSLYPQVVWHGKLSQVQVVYLKVELKGASNLFEYCARFLEALELALGRDKFDEEVKVAPSVCAAFMKMRSLLTTYNVGTLIIDSLESTQNWPTDKRELLFEHLAGLADIIPVVMLSSDVDCYDINEISSEKLTWDPLCAFASENEELSDRWSRFTARLWKFNCLKAQDIELNKELKEIWFNACKGVVGIAVRFYARCLHEAINTGMESISKELMLRVQKKYFSQHRSFFSDIAREKRCDKSAKPLPLPASKPKRRKMPKLESMQRKDFSRISKSQWKTLPEDDLRYIASQQKEDNYYLMLKEVGLVLPIGDFTLHDKFPQTLSR